A genome region from Altererythrobacter aquiaggeris includes the following:
- a CDS encoding DUF3667 domain-containing protein, producing the protein MSDIGDAIGSMVSGAAIARAIEPGASGKRPVGVDAGEGDCLNCGTKLIGDHCHSCGQSAHIHRTFGAFMHDLLHGALHFEGKTWRTLPMLAFRPGKLTRRYIDGERARFVSPMALFLFSVFLMFAVFQISGLTVPGDIAANDEVKAGIENTRGLVAGELEIQQEKLAQLEETSPAYTKKATDVAELEEALRAIDAGDSFSFKPENGPEMKMSFNRTGWPRLDAGIKKARENPGLLLYKIQANSYKFSWLLVPLSLPFVWLIFLWKSRFGLYDHAVFVTYSIAFMSLLFIVLTVLGGLGVGAQWLIMAAGLIAPFHIYKQLKHAYGLSRFSALWRTAIVLAFIAIVIALFLWSLIMLGLLG; encoded by the coding sequence ATGAGCGACATCGGTGACGCAATCGGTAGTATGGTCAGCGGCGCGGCGATTGCCCGCGCAATCGAACCCGGTGCCAGCGGCAAACGCCCGGTGGGCGTCGATGCGGGCGAAGGCGACTGCCTCAATTGCGGCACGAAGCTGATCGGCGATCATTGCCATAGCTGCGGGCAAAGCGCGCATATCCACCGGACTTTCGGCGCCTTCATGCATGATCTGCTGCACGGCGCGCTGCATTTCGAAGGCAAGACCTGGCGGACATTACCCATGCTGGCATTCAGGCCCGGCAAACTGACCCGCCGCTATATCGACGGTGAACGCGCGCGGTTCGTATCGCCGATGGCGCTGTTCCTGTTTTCCGTATTCCTGATGTTCGCGGTTTTCCAGATCAGTGGTCTGACCGTGCCGGGCGATATCGCCGCCAACGATGAGGTAAAGGCGGGCATCGAAAACACGCGCGGTCTGGTTGCCGGGGAGCTGGAAATTCAGCAGGAAAAACTGGCGCAGCTTGAGGAAACCAGTCCCGCCTATACAAAAAAAGCCACCGATGTCGCCGAGCTGGAGGAGGCTTTGCGGGCAATCGATGCGGGGGACAGCTTTAGTTTCAAGCCCGAAAACGGTCCTGAAATGAAGATGTCGTTTAACCGGACAGGTTGGCCGCGACTGGATGCCGGGATCAAGAAAGCCCGCGAAAATCCGGGACTGTTGCTTTATAAAATACAGGCCAACTCGTATAAATTCTCATGGCTGCTCGTACCGTTATCCTTGCCGTTCGTCTGGCTGATCTTCTTGTGGAAAAGCCGGTTCGGGCTCTACGATCACGCTGTGTTCGTAACCTATTCGATCGCCTTCATGTCGCTGCTATTTATAGTTTTGACAGTGCTGGGCGGCCTGGGTGTCGGCGCTCAATGGCTGATAATGGCGGCAGGCCTGATCGCGCCGTTCCATATCTACAAGCAGTTGAAGCACGCATACGGGCTGAGCCGTTTCTCCGCGCTGTGGCGCACGGCGATTGTTCTGGCATTTATCGCAATCGTGATCGCGCTGTTCCTGTGGTCGCTGATCATGCTCGGCCTGCTGGGCTGA
- the ftsH gene encoding ATP-dependent zinc metalloprotease FtsH, with protein sequence MNDNQEPEGSPNPWLKSLMVWGGIFMALLLVVTMFGNQSAAPGTEIAYSDFRNKVAEGTVKEVSIAPNLITGKLENGDVFTSVPVQNDNTLADLLTENGVQFAGAAAEERSVLFYILVQSLPFILILGIAFFALRQVQKGGGAGGAMGFGKSKAKMLTEKQGKVTFADVAGIDEAREELEEIVEFLKDPQRFSKLGGTIPKGALLVGSPGTGKTLLARAIAGEAGVPFFTISGSDFVEMFVGVGASRVRDMFEQAKKNAPCILFIDEIDAVGRSRGHGLGNSNDEREQTLNQLLVEMDGFEANEGIIIIAATNRPDVLDPALLRPGRFDRQIVVPIPDIDGREKILAVHMKKVPLAPDVNSRTIARGTPGFSGADLANLVNEAALLAARRNKRLVAMQEFEDAKDKVMMGTERRSMVMTDDEKKMTAYHEAGHALVSLNEEASDPIHKATIIPRGRALGMVMRLPERDNYSYHRDKMHANLAVAMGGRVAEEVIFGHNKVSSGASSDIQYATDLARNMVTKWGMSDKLGPLQYEASQEGYLGMGQTSRTMGGAETNKLIDAEIKALVEGGLKRATDILTSQEDKLHLLAQAMLEYETLTGDEINELMANGKIDRPDEPKGPVINQPVAGSAVPRSGKKFGGSSDAAPQGT encoded by the coding sequence ATGAACGACAATCAAGAGCCCGAAGGCAGTCCGAATCCCTGGCTGAAAAGCCTGATGGTTTGGGGCGGCATATTTATGGCGTTGCTGCTGGTTGTCACCATGTTCGGAAACCAGAGCGCGGCCCCCGGCACCGAAATTGCCTATTCCGATTTTCGCAACAAAGTTGCCGAAGGCACGGTGAAGGAGGTCAGCATTGCGCCCAATCTCATCACCGGCAAGCTGGAAAACGGCGATGTGTTTACATCCGTGCCGGTGCAGAACGACAACACTCTCGCTGATTTGCTGACCGAAAACGGCGTCCAGTTCGCAGGCGCCGCAGCTGAAGAGCGTAGCGTATTGTTTTACATCCTTGTCCAGTCACTGCCCTTCATCCTGATCCTGGGTATTGCGTTTTTCGCGCTGCGTCAGGTGCAAAAGGGCGGCGGCGCGGGCGGTGCGATGGGGTTCGGTAAATCCAAGGCCAAAATGCTGACTGAAAAGCAGGGCAAGGTTACCTTCGCCGATGTTGCCGGGATCGACGAAGCACGCGAAGAACTGGAAGAAATCGTCGAATTCCTGAAGGATCCGCAGCGGTTCTCGAAGCTCGGCGGGACCATCCCCAAGGGCGCCTTGCTGGTCGGTTCGCCCGGTACGGGTAAAACTTTGCTGGCCCGCGCGATTGCGGGTGAAGCGGGCGTACCGTTCTTTACCATTTCAGGGTCCGATTTTGTCGAAATGTTCGTCGGCGTGGGCGCAAGCCGCGTGCGCGACATGTTCGAACAGGCCAAAAAGAATGCCCCATGTATCCTGTTCATCGATGAAATCGATGCGGTCGGCCGCTCGCGCGGTCACGGGCTGGGCAATTCGAATGACGAGCGCGAGCAGACGCTGAACCAGTTGCTGGTCGAAATGGACGGTTTTGAAGCGAATGAAGGCATCATCATCATCGCCGCGACCAACCGTCCCGATGTGCTTGACCCGGCCCTGCTGCGTCCCGGACGGTTTGACCGCCAGATCGTCGTGCCGATCCCCGATATCGATGGCCGCGAGAAAATCCTTGCAGTGCATATGAAAAAGGTTCCGCTGGCCCCTGATGTCAACTCGCGCACGATTGCGCGCGGCACACCGGGTTTCTCGGGCGCCGATCTTGCCAATCTCGTCAACGAAGCAGCCTTGCTGGCGGCCCGCCGTAACAAGCGGCTGGTGGCGATGCAGGAATTCGAAGATGCCAAGGACAAGGTCATGATGGGGACCGAACGCCGTTCGATGGTCATGACTGACGATGAGAAAAAGATGACCGCCTATCACGAAGCCGGCCACGCGCTGGTTTCGCTGAACGAGGAAGCATCCGATCCGATTCATAAGGCGACGATCATCCCTCGCGGCCGCGCTCTGGGTATGGTCATGCGCCTGCCGGAACGCGACAATTATTCGTATCACCGCGATAAAATGCACGCCAATCTGGCGGTTGCGATGGGCGGCCGCGTGGCTGAAGAAGTGATTTTCGGCCATAACAAGGTGTCGAGCGGGGCATCGTCCGATATCCAGTACGCCACCGATCTGGCGCGCAATATGGTGACCAAATGGGGTATGTCGGACAAGCTTGGCCCGCTGCAATACGAAGCGAGCCAGGAAGGCTATCTCGGTATGGGTCAGACCAGCCGGACTATGGGCGGCGCCGAAACCAACAAGCTGATCGATGCCGAAATCAAGGCATTGGTCGAAGGCGGGCTGAAACGCGCAACCGATATTCTGACCAGTCAGGAAGACAAGCTGCATCTGCTGGCACAGGCAATGCTCGAATATGAAACGCTGACCGGCGATGAGATAAACGAGCTGATGGCGAACGGTAAGATCGACCGTCCCGACGAACCGAAGGGCCCGGTTATCAATCAGCCGGTTGCCGGCAGCGCGGTTCCCAGGTCGGGCAAGAAGTTTGGCGGATCCTCGGACGCTGCGCCGCAAGGAACCTGA
- a CDS encoding TetR/AcrR family transcriptional regulator yields the protein MSSEPLKKLGRPADTEKHEAIIAAASDAFFKHGYAATSIEHIAASAGVSKVTIYNNFDGKRGLFTAAVELECENMRQHFSLDNLGGGSLREMLTIIGEAMAAFLSRPEMVQFERRIAAETEHDPAIGAAFLAAGPHRMKKAFAAFISANDAAGTLRVDDAGLAAEQFVSMCKGMGDLDRRFGHPGDPERDRMRIVGAVEVFLKAYGVNPDTR from the coding sequence TTGTCAAGCGAACCCTTGAAAAAGCTCGGCCGGCCTGCCGATACGGAAAAGCATGAGGCGATTATCGCAGCGGCATCCGATGCGTTTTTCAAACATGGTTATGCCGCCACTTCGATCGAGCATATTGCCGCCAGCGCGGGCGTATCGAAAGTTACGATCTACAATAATTTTGACGGCAAGCGCGGACTGTTCACCGCAGCGGTCGAGCTGGAATGCGAAAATATGCGGCAGCATTTCTCGCTCGATAATCTGGGCGGCGGTAGTCTGCGCGAAATGCTGACGATCATCGGCGAGGCGATGGCGGCGTTTCTCTCGCGGCCGGAAATGGTCCAGTTCGAACGCCGCATCGCTGCCGAGACCGAGCATGACCCTGCCATCGGCGCGGCCTTTCTGGCGGCCGGGCCGCACCGGATGAAAAAAGCCTTTGCCGCCTTCATCAGCGCCAACGATGCGGCGGGCACGCTGCGGGTGGACGACGCGGGCCTTGCGGCTGAACAATTTGTTTCGATGTGCAAGGGGATGGGCGATCTGGACCGCCGGTTCGGCCATCCCGGCGATCCCGAACGCGACCGGATGCGGATTGTCGGTGCGGTCGAGGTATTTCTCAAGGCTTATGGCGTAAACCCCGACACGCGATAA
- a CDS encoding ABC transporter permease, with product MIWIAIRMLTGDKQKFYGLLFGIAFSTLLITQQLTIFVNLIERGASGVYNVPTADVWVMDTVSRTTDVNFPMPSTALDKVRGVPGVDWAVPHLRAQASVRTKDGDLEGVAVIGVDDASLIGMPKNMVEGDISVLSQPGSVIIDDVGALKFFSNGENPIGERLELNDQRAVIRGITDAIPTFTSTVSLYTKYSQALNFVPGTRNRLNFVLVGAADGITPEELTGRIEAQTGLRARTRDQFAQDGIDFIIENTGIPFNFGITVVLGFIVGVAIVGLTFSLFIRDNIKQFGALKAIGVTNAKIRLMVTAQAGLVGMIGYGLGIIGTVLFIGAFSSNPFFKGFYVPWQIPLISLVAVIIILALTGFLALRSVLKTEPAAVFR from the coding sequence TTGATCTGGATCGCAATCAGAATGCTGACCGGCGACAAGCAGAAGTTTTACGGCTTACTGTTCGGGATCGCATTTTCGACCTTGCTGATAACCCAGCAGCTGACCATTTTCGTCAATCTGATCGAACGCGGCGCGAGCGGCGTTTACAACGTGCCCACCGCCGATGTGTGGGTGATGGATACGGTCAGCCGGACAACCGATGTCAATTTTCCGATGCCTTCAACCGCGCTTGACAAGGTGCGCGGCGTGCCCGGTGTTGACTGGGCGGTCCCGCATCTGCGCGCGCAAGCATCCGTGCGCACCAAGGATGGCGATCTGGAAGGTGTCGCGGTGATCGGCGTGGATGACGCCAGCCTGATCGGAATGCCCAAAAACATGGTCGAGGGTGACATCAGCGTCCTCTCGCAGCCCGGTTCGGTAATTATCGATGATGTCGGCGCGCTGAAATTTTTCTCCAATGGCGAAAACCCGATTGGCGAGCGGCTGGAGCTGAACGATCAGCGCGCGGTCATTCGCGGTATTACCGATGCGATCCCCACCTTTACCAGCACCGTGTCGCTTTATACCAAATACAGTCAGGCGCTGAATTTCGTGCCCGGTACGCGCAACCGGTTGAACTTCGTCCTGGTGGGCGCGGCAGACGGAATTACGCCCGAAGAACTGACCGGCAGGATCGAGGCGCAAACCGGCCTGCGCGCGCGCACTCGCGATCAATTTGCGCAGGACGGGATCGATTTCATTATCGAAAACACCGGTATCCCGTTCAATTTCGGAATCACGGTGGTGCTGGGCTTTATCGTGGGTGTGGCAATCGTCGGGCTGACATTCAGCCTGTTCATCCGCGATAATATCAAACAGTTCGGCGCGCTGAAAGCGATCGGCGTGACCAATGCCAAGATCCGTTTGATGGTGACCGCGCAGGCCGGGCTGGTGGGAATGATCGGCTACGGCCTGGGCATTATCGGCACGGTTCTGTTTATCGGTGCCTTTTCTTCCAATCCCTTTTTCAAGGGGTTTTACGTGCCCTGGCAAATTCCGCTGATCAGCCTCGTCGCGGTGATCATCATTCTGGCGCTGACCGGATTTCTGGCCTTGCGCAGTGTGCTGAAAACCGAACCTGCGGCGGTGTTCAGATGA
- a CDS encoding ABC transporter ATP-binding protein, giving the protein MTGTATGTAICTRGVTRDFQAGQQTITVLHGIDLDIRAGELTFLVGESGSGKTTLISIMCGILYPTLGDVEVFGTDIYALTDTQLVNFRLQNIGFIFQQYNLIPSIDAASNAAVPLIAQGMNRKEARQKAVAMLDKLNIADQADKLPNQLSGGQQQRVAIARALVHEPRLVVCDEPTAALDAKSGRRVMDLLREVGVADDRSVIIVTHDNRIFDLADRILVLEDGKIIHDGTEMPDDH; this is encoded by the coding sequence ATGACAGGTACTGCAACCGGAACCGCCATCTGCACGCGCGGCGTCACGCGCGATTTTCAGGCCGGCCAGCAAACCATCACCGTTCTGCACGGGATCGATCTGGATATTCGCGCAGGCGAGCTGACATTTCTGGTTGGTGAAAGCGGATCGGGCAAGACCACGCTGATTTCCATCATGTGCGGAATTCTTTATCCGACGCTGGGTGATGTCGAAGTATTCGGCACCGACATTTATGCGCTGACCGATACACAGCTGGTCAATTTCCGGTTGCAGAACATCGGGTTTATCTTCCAGCAGTACAATTTGATCCCTTCGATCGATGCCGCCAGCAATGCCGCAGTTCCACTGATCGCGCAGGGCATGAACCGCAAGGAAGCCCGACAAAAGGCGGTTGCCATGCTGGATAAGCTCAACATTGCGGATCAGGCCGACAAGCTGCCCAACCAGCTTTCGGGCGGCCAGCAGCAACGCGTGGCGATTGCGCGCGCGCTGGTGCACGAGCCGCGTCTGGTGGTGTGCGACGAACCGACCGCAGCGCTCGATGCCAAATCGGGCCGCCGGGTGATGGACCTGCTGCGCGAAGTCGGTGTGGCCGACGACCGTTCGGTCATCATCGTCACGCACGACAACCGGATATTCGACCTCGCCGATCGTATTCTCGTGCTTGAAGACGGCAAGATTATTCACGACGGCACTGAAATGCCCGACGACCATTAA
- a CDS encoding efflux RND transporter periplasmic adaptor subunit: MALLPENLSFNRKILPVIAVVGLILAAIFIWRGLPDRQLEEPDRQPPRATGALANSARVAGSGVVEPSSEIIDVGTALSGLVTDLRVQPGDYVSKGQPLFVVDDRAARARTQEASAAIGEARAAIAEAQSAQATARRQLALYRSVDDPAAVSRAEVIRAEGDANAASQRLTLAQSRLRAAQASANSAQTELGRLTVRAPITGEILAVNIRPGEYVATQGGSGVPFIQMGQTRPLYIRVDIDENEAGRVDLGAAAIVSPRGLAEQQVKADFVRAEPLVVPKRSLTNSAAERVDVRVLQVLYQLPDTDGLFRVGQQIDAFIPARKQTRSATAQDQK; this comes from the coding sequence ATGGCTTTGCTTCCCGAAAACCTTAGTTTCAACCGCAAGATTTTGCCGGTCATTGCTGTTGTCGGACTGATCCTGGCGGCAATCTTTATCTGGCGCGGCCTACCTGATCGCCAATTGGAAGAACCTGACCGGCAACCGCCCCGCGCAACCGGCGCTCTGGCGAATTCCGCACGGGTGGCGGGTTCCGGCGTGGTCGAACCATCAAGCGAAATAATCGACGTTGGCACTGCCCTGTCCGGCCTCGTCACCGACCTGCGCGTCCAGCCGGGCGACTATGTTTCAAAAGGCCAGCCGCTGTTTGTGGTGGACGACCGCGCAGCACGCGCCCGCACGCAGGAAGCCAGCGCCGCCATCGGCGAAGCCCGCGCCGCCATTGCCGAAGCACAGAGTGCTCAGGCCACCGCGCGGCGGCAGCTTGCGCTTTATCGCAGTGTCGATGATCCCGCCGCCGTCAGCCGCGCCGAAGTGATCCGCGCTGAAGGCGATGCCAATGCCGCCAGCCAGCGCCTTACGCTGGCACAATCGCGGCTGCGCGCAGCGCAGGCCAGTGCGAATAGCGCGCAAACCGAATTGGGCCGATTGACAGTGAGAGCACCGATTACGGGCGAGATATTGGCGGTCAACATCCGCCCCGGAGAATATGTTGCGACACAAGGCGGTAGCGGTGTGCCGTTCATCCAGATGGGGCAAACGCGCCCGCTTTATATCCGCGTCGATATTGATGAAAACGAAGCGGGGCGCGTCGATCTGGGCGCGGCGGCGATAGTATCGCCTCGCGGCTTGGCAGAACAGCAAGTGAAAGCCGACTTCGTGCGCGCCGAACCGCTGGTCGTGCCCAAGCGGTCGCTTACCAACAGCGCTGCCGAGCGTGTGGATGTCCGCGTGCTGCAGGTGCTTTATCAACTGCCCGATACCGATGGTCTGTTCAGGGTTGGCCAGCAAATCGATGCGTTTATTCCGGCGCGCAAACAAACCAGATCCGCAACTGCGCAGGATCAGAAATGA
- a CDS encoding efflux transporter outer membrane subunit, producing MMHLRHLLLAGMASAALGACVAGPPAEIATPAPVLPAAFAYAPNAGEAASLAALLPTDDPAYSALSTLALAQSPTLGEAVARIDAARAAAGRAGANRLPQIAAGANVTGSRTNQSQIADALPPGVSIDSEQISYGANLTAGWDVDLFGRLRAQERAATARIDAAGADAAAVRLALLGEIAATVIDWRTLSARQASLEADLGAANNLARLTGSRERAGISPGFDRVRAESAAATSRSRLTALEGERARLLGRLVTLTATSAQAVRTNLMLPADSMTIPEAPAAAPSILLTGRPDVLAAWSRLAASDADLAAVAASRFPNISLSAALGLLAFNPADLFDGESLVGSLGAAVAAPLFDFGRIEADIDQAEAGKRIAFQAYRGAVYSALGDAEAAYGIVASADAELAAAVDEEARNSRAARLADVRYRAGLADFLTVLEARRSADASGERVAAANGRARRARVLLWQALGGDYQPASLSSSQ from the coding sequence ATGATGCACCTGCGCCATCTTTTGCTGGCCGGAATGGCGAGCGCCGCGCTCGGCGCCTGTGTCGCTGGTCCGCCCGCCGAAATTGCCACCCCTGCGCCGGTATTGCCCGCGGCATTTGCTTATGCCCCAAATGCCGGCGAGGCCGCTTCGCTCGCCGCTCTGCTGCCAACCGACGATCCGGCATATAGCGCGTTATCCACGCTCGCCCTCGCCCAGTCTCCGACTTTGGGCGAAGCGGTTGCACGGATCGATGCAGCACGTGCTGCGGCAGGCAGGGCAGGCGCCAACCGTCTGCCGCAGATTGCCGCGGGTGCAAATGTCACCGGATCGCGCACCAACCAAAGCCAGATCGCGGATGCGCTGCCGCCGGGTGTCAGCATCGATAGCGAGCAGATAAGCTACGGTGCCAATCTGACCGCCGGATGGGATGTCGATCTGTTCGGCCGCCTGCGCGCGCAGGAACGTGCCGCCACCGCGCGCATCGATGCCGCCGGGGCCGATGCCGCAGCAGTGCGTCTGGCTTTACTGGGTGAAATTGCCGCAACCGTGATTGACTGGCGCACGCTGTCCGCGCGGCAGGCATCGCTCGAGGCCGATCTGGGCGCCGCAAATAATCTGGCCCGCCTAACCGGGTCGCGCGAGCGGGCGGGCATTTCCCCCGGGTTTGACCGGGTGCGCGCGGAAAGCGCTGCTGCAACATCGCGCAGCCGGCTGACTGCGCTGGAGGGAGAGCGGGCGCGGCTGCTGGGCCGGTTGGTCACGCTGACCGCCACTTCCGCGCAGGCTGTGCGGACCAATCTGATGCTTCCTGCGGACAGCATGACCATACCCGAAGCCCCCGCCGCCGCGCCGTCGATCCTGCTGACGGGCCGCCCCGATGTGCTGGCCGCGTGGAGCCGGTTGGCGGCATCGGATGCCGATCTGGCTGCGGTTGCCGCCAGCCGGTTTCCCAATATCAGCCTGTCTGCGGCGCTGGGTTTGCTGGCATTCAATCCGGCGGATTTGTTTGACGGGGAATCGCTGGTCGGATCGCTTGGCGCTGCGGTGGCTGCACCGCTGTTCGATTTTGGCCGGATCGAAGCCGACATCGACCAAGCCGAAGCTGGCAAACGCATTGCCTTCCAGGCTTATCGCGGCGCTGTCTATTCAGCGTTGGGCGACGCAGAGGCAGCCTACGGGATCGTCGCGTCCGCCGATGCCGAGCTGGCCGCTGCGGTTGACGAGGAAGCCCGCAACAGCCGCGCTGCACGGCTGGCGGATGTCCGTTACCGCGCCGGCCTGGCCGATTTTTTGACCGTGCTGGAAGCGCGGCGATCCGCCGATGCCTCGGGCGAGCGGGTTGCGGCGGCCAATGGCCGGGCGCGGCGGGCACGCGTGCTGTTGTGGCAGGCACTTGGCGGTGATTACCAGCCCGCCAGCCTGTCCAGCAGCCAATAG
- a CDS encoding HupE/UreJ family protein, producing the protein MIRALVTALVLLLSCPALADELRPGTIEFIQRSDSHWSLTWKQSLSTPGPAPLIIPELPGGCAIAGTPIKRGAPMALLGSADVRCDGAIAGGQIGVAGLFGNADVMVRVEPLGRPVQTLRLSAAEPRATIAAKPSAAQVWRSYFAIGVEHILMGWDHLLFVIALVLLVARPWAVVKAATAFTAAHSLTLAATVLGFTGMAQRPVEAVIALSIVFLAVELARQAKRGDPSMTARFPWLAAFGFGLIHGFGFAGALREIGLPEGEVPAALISFNLGVEAGQLVVIAAVLALRLALRKMAPRTEAPALMLATYAIGITGTYWLLDRLAGW; encoded by the coding sequence ATGATCCGCGCGCTTGTAACCGCGCTGGTTTTGCTGCTGTCATGCCCTGCGCTGGCGGATGAGCTGCGGCCCGGCACGATCGAGTTTATCCAGCGCAGCGACAGCCATTGGTCGCTGACATGGAAGCAATCGCTATCCACCCCCGGCCCCGCGCCGCTGATCATTCCCGAATTACCCGGCGGATGCGCGATTGCCGGGACACCGATAAAGCGCGGCGCGCCGATGGCCTTGCTCGGCAGCGCCGATGTGCGGTGCGATGGTGCTATCGCTGGCGGCCAGATAGGGGTGGCGGGCCTGTTCGGCAATGCCGATGTCATGGTCAGGGTGGAGCCGCTGGGAAGGCCGGTGCAAACCTTGCGGCTGAGCGCTGCGGAGCCCCGCGCGACAATCGCGGCCAAACCGTCCGCAGCGCAGGTCTGGCGCAGCTATTTCGCTATCGGGGTCGAACATATCCTTATGGGCTGGGACCATTTGCTGTTTGTGATCGCGCTGGTTTTGCTGGTGGCGCGCCCGTGGGCGGTGGTCAAAGCAGCCACCGCATTCACTGCCGCGCATTCGCTCACGCTGGCGGCAACGGTGCTGGGATTTACGGGCATGGCGCAGCGTCCGGTCGAAGCGGTGATTGCACTTTCAATCGTGTTTCTTGCGGTCGAACTGGCACGGCAGGCCAAGCGCGGCGATCCATCAATGACCGCGCGGTTTCCCTGGCTGGCCGCGTTTGGGTTCGGTTTGATCCACGGGTTCGGATTCGCGGGGGCCTTGCGCGAAATCGGTCTGCCCGAAGGCGAAGTGCCCGCGGCGCTGATATCATTCAATCTGGGGGTCGAGGCGGGGCAACTGGTGGTTATCGCCGCCGTTCTGGCGCTGCGGTTGGCCTTACGAAAGATGGCCCCGAGAACCGAAGCGCCCGCATTGATGCTGGCGACATACGCGATCGGGATTACCGGAACCTATTGGCTGCTGGACAGGCTGGCGGGCTGGTAA
- a CDS encoding peptidylprolyl isomerase yields the protein MTLPGWTREPLVHFLIGGLLLFAFFAWRGVDVDPASRSIDISREQQARIALQFQQTMQRPPTDGELDMLVDQYVREEVLYREALRLGLDNDDAVIRKRMAQKMDYLAASRAETQQPDDAVLEKWLARHPARFAPDSRFSFDQLWFAQGPAARDAMAQLGAGASWEGQGEQISLPRSVESASRSDLIARFGSEFVGQLGTAPLNEWTGPLRSGFGFHLLRLRKASTGPVPPLAEIRERVANDWRAETMANRREEAYRILRRGYDVSLER from the coding sequence GTGACATTGCCCGGCTGGACCCGCGAACCGCTCGTCCATTTTCTGATCGGCGGCCTGCTGCTTTTTGCGTTTTTCGCATGGCGCGGCGTCGATGTGGATCCGGCCAGCCGCTCGATCGATATAAGCCGCGAACAGCAGGCGCGGATTGCGCTGCAGTTCCAGCAGACGATGCAGCGCCCGCCCACCGATGGCGAGCTCGATATGCTGGTCGACCAATATGTGCGCGAGGAAGTGCTGTACCGCGAAGCATTGCGGCTCGGCCTCGACAATGACGATGCCGTAATCCGCAAGCGAATGGCGCAGAAGATGGATTATCTCGCCGCCAGCCGCGCCGAAACACAGCAGCCGGACGATGCGGTGCTGGAGAAATGGCTGGCGCGGCATCCCGCCCGGTTTGCACCCGACAGCCGTTTCTCGTTCGATCAACTGTGGTTTGCGCAAGGGCCCGCTGCGCGCGATGCGATGGCGCAGCTGGGCGCTGGTGCCAGCTGGGAAGGCCAGGGCGAGCAAATCAGTCTGCCGCGCAGCGTTGAAAGCGCGAGCCGCAGTGATCTGATCGCACGCTTCGGCAGCGAGTTTGTCGGCCAGCTAGGCACCGCGCCGCTTAATGAATGGACCGGACCGCTGCGCTCCGGCTTCGGATTCCATTTGCTGCGGCTGCGCAAGGCAAGCACCGGACCCGTTCCGCCGCTGGCCGAAATCCGCGAGCGGGTCGCGAATGACTGGCGGGCAGAAACCATGGCAAACCGCCGCGAGGAGGCGTATCGCATCCTGCGCAGGGGTTACGACGTATCGCTGGAACGATGA